One segment of Anopheles stephensi strain Indian chromosome 3, UCI_ANSTEP_V1.0, whole genome shotgun sequence DNA contains the following:
- the LOC118510581 gene encoding uncharacterized protein LOC118510581, which produces MLNLETGEMEYGTVGGYDRDRIYLDKETGEVSSDPTEQIGSRRRRTKFHVPKQYLRNQCGIIARRPPPSSVPAAPSVGCAMMACKQKMIPMMKEEITVGYNSTAHLLFLLPLLCVTPKLFALVISFVEVMLHMWAHRKNSTNGNPDVYYRSPMHVVTRNFCELCRHERLMGRVGKLQDVRMKQMQNYFRKVTRNIA; this is translated from the exons ATGTTGAACCTCGAGACGGGTGAGATGGAGTACGGCACGGTCGGCGGGTACGACCGGGACCGTATCTATCTGGACAAGGAAACGGGCGAGGTTAGCAGCGATCCCACAGAGCAGATCGGTTCCCGGCGGCGGCGCACCAAGTTTCACGTACCGAAACAGTACCTACGGAACCAGTGCGGTATCATTGCGCGGCGGCCTCCACCGTCATCGGTACCGGCCGCACCGAGCGTCGGCTGTGCGATGATGGCGTGCAAGCAAAAGATGATACCGATGATGAAGGAG GAGATTACGGTCGGCTATAACAGTACCGCCCATCTGCTCTtcctgctgccactgctgtgCGTCACGCCGAAGCTGTTCGCGCTCGTCATCTCGTTCGTCGAGGTGATGCTGCACATGTGGGCGCACCGGAAGAACAGCACGAACGGCAACCCGGACGTCTACTACCGCAGCCCGATGCACGTGGTGACGCGCAACTTTTGCGAGCTGTGCCGCCACGAACGTTTGATGGGCCGGGTCGGCAAGCTGCAGGACGTGCGGATGAAGCAGATGCAAAACTACTTCCGGAAGGTTACGCGAAACATTGCCTAA
- the LOC118510576 gene encoding zinc finger protein 337 isoform X1, protein MKCVVPGCDTDDNVVSYTSVFYVNLPDDPIVQQQWFSLLQVTDADLMQALSDGEIKVCSCHFAEESFGRHPVHGYRYLPSTALPSVLPPRIVPDTPNATKEPDPGSKDNPVDYFFVYLDEATGIHPVDKVPEANELALIDDLNAGEPETELASLTKQAKEEKDVETVDGNDDDELVEEIGIEYANGKYYFLKLDDDHSASDNEARASDVDTNEHDDQDDGSAVILKREKETTTTTKVIGLVDSTPSNAVIATTAHESDGIVEEFEDSRTNISDSESVNADTNQTHLKAHSSTELLGDETELKIAPNDIFIIEALDTKPNGRHGESDTEQYDGVDSTAKGDTLSEAEYGSIEALEDTSICSDEDWNQNQDKNKDKREDRFFCEHCDRGFRFKSMKARHVLTHTKERKYRCDVCGKGFSQKINLNIHMRVHTGESAVKKFTCQICEKKCTRLSELESHMLKHFRQFPHVCPLCTQRYSDATSFYEHFQAQHRQEMSPRELFDLLCQNENTMVIMGLDPANIEPEPGSAFSCSVCGKSFRLKVNLERHKRRAHVKIFACPHCTRKFPYKSLLAKHLPMHTLEKPYRCPHCALSYTQRVNLRVHIERKHTELQHYASENYFDTDEEEQGNEPTRQVFDRAQTYDCEECGKRFPRKPSLLLHLAAHEQCAEPVTYDCADCGISLCARISLLKHRARVHGEDRTKGKVLGNLELRNVTIVPTDDNRYVEIEDETDTIMEDYGNEYEPNV, encoded by the exons ATGAAGTGCGTCGTTCCAGGTTGCGACACAGACGATAACGTCGTCAGCTATACGTCGGTGTTTTACGTAAA CTTGCCGGACGATCCGATCGTGCAGCAGCAATGGTTTTCGCTGCTGCAAGTAACGGATGCCGACCTTATGCAGGCTCTGTCCGATGGAGAGATCAAAGTATGCAGCTGCCACTTTGCCGAGGAAAGCTTCGGGCGTCATCCGGTGCACGGGTATCGCTATTTACCGTCTACCGCGCTACCATCCGTACTTCCACCGAGGATCGTTCCCGACACACCAAACGCCACGAAAGAACCTGATCCCGGTTCAAAGGACAATCCGGTAGATTATTTTTTCGTCTATCTGGACGAAGCAACCGGTATCCATCCCGTGGATAAGGTGCCGGAAGCGAACGAGCTCGCTTTGATAGACGATCTCAATGCTGGGGAACCTGAGACCGAACTTGCATCTTTGACGAAACAGGCAAAGGAAGAGAAAGATGTCGAAACGGTCGATGGgaacgatgacgatgaacTGGTGGAGGAAATCGGTATCGAGTACGCGAATGGAAAATATTACTTTCTCAAGCTAGATGACGATCATTCGGCATCGGACAACGAGGCACGTGCGTCGGATGTGGATACGAATGAACATGACGATCAAGACGACGGGTCTGCTGTGATATtgaagcgagagaaagaaaccaccaccacaaccaaaGTGATCGGCCTGGTGGACAGCACACCAAGCAACGCTGTCATTGCCACAACGGCCCACGAATCCGATGGAATCGTGGAAGAGTTTGAAGATAGTAGAACAAATATTAGTGACAGTGAAAGTGTGAACGCTGACACGAATCAAACGCACTTGAAAGCACACTCAAGCACCGAACTTTTGGGCGATGAAACGGAGCTAAAGATCGCTCCGAATGATATATTTATAATCGAAGCACTGGACACAAAGCCTAACGGACGCCATGGCGAGTCGGACACGGAGCAGTACGACGGTGTAGATTCGACGGCGAAAGGTGATACATTAAGTGAGGCCGAGTATGGCTCGATTGAGGCACTGGAGGACACGTCGATTTGTAGCGATGAAGACTGGAATCAGAACCAGGACAAGAATAAGGATAAGCGGGAAGAT CGATTCTTCTGCGAGCACTGCGACAGAGGATTTCGGTTCAAAAGCATGAAGGCGCGGCACGTCCTTACGCACACCAAGGAGAGGAAATATCGTTGCGATGTGTGCGGAAAAGG CTTTTCACAAAAGATAAATCTCAACATTCACATGCGCGTTCACACCGGGGAGAGTGCGGTGAAGAAGTTTACCTGCCAGATATGCGAGAAAAAGTGCACCCGGCTGAGCGAGCTGGAAAGCCACATGCTGAAGCACTTTCGCCAGTTCCCGCACGTGTGCCCGCTCTGCACGCAACGGTACTCGGACGCGACCAGCTTCTACGAACACTTCCAGGCGCAGCACCGCCAGGAGATGTCACCCCGCGAGCTGTTCGATCTGCTGTGCCAGAACGAAAATACCATGGTCATTATGGGGCTGGATCCGGCCAACATCGAACCGGAGCCCGGCAGTGCGTTCAGCTGCAGTGTGTGTGGCAAATCGTTCCGGCTCAAGGTCAATCTCGAGCGGCACAAGCGCCGAGCGCATGTGAAAATTTTTGCCTGCCCGCACTGTACACGCAAATTCCCGTACAAAAGTTTGCTGGCCAAACATTTGCCCATGCACACGCTCGAGAAACCGTACCGCTGTCCCCACTGCGCGCTTTCCTACACGCAGCGCGTCAACCTACGGGTGCACATCGAACGGAAGCACACGGAGCTGCAGCACTATGCGAGCGAAAACTATTTCGACACCGACGAGGAGGAACAGGGGAACGAACCGACGCGGCAGGTGTTCGACCGGGCCCAGACATACGATTGTGAGGAGTGTGGTAAAAGGTTTCCACGCAAACCCTCGCTGTTGCTGCACCTTGCCGCACACGAACAGTGTGCCGAGCCGGTAACGTACGACTGTGCGGACTGTGGCATTTCGTTGTGTGCGCGCATCTCGCTGCTGAAACATCGGGCCCGGGTGCACGGTGAGGATCGGACGAAGGGGAAGGTGCTCGGGAATTTGGAGCTTCGGAACGTTACGATCGTACCGACGGATGATAATCGTTACGTGGAGATCGAAG ACGAAACGGATACGATCATGGAAGACTACGGTAATGAGTACGAACCAAACGTGTAG
- the LOC118513291 gene encoding uncharacterized protein LOC118513291, translating to MGFSCTLCGLGPRMTVFVIGTITLVFSLLMAGLATTAILAYNCEIDMTDSKETYGLYLFYFRSKECGPVDLRYLGIDVNVSLPFPEKTDAVERTFVFAIVSAALHGALAVTTVLLFGTMCVSCLGRSCVVVGFYPWILAMFLVLALDVTGFVTYLIDFINVMDLNGVIDLLELDDTPLIRQVLGQVDDIYFIAPSLFMWLAFSKAVLFWFMFVVFLAVIISLSMTLWKENKPAPAYNESMQPRQVMHPTSPPADLAEPHRSSATRYFDQAPQQQQQQQQPPMHVVHQPVHEHMPRIYAPMPPPNQLQLPHSDPHVRRTVEPLNDAYDSSSFREDSLPYQPAPCVQEPSVPMPLHVKQTVDPFTDKRFSYLPGQPAPFSYLAGPPSGNSPRSSVTAPPEVRNQLPWSYFPATDDKKAAGKRLTSTLTEEKEFPGEEKQLPTHKAGAFADDRSSVTTDEGKWSGPEYKY from the exons ATGGGGTTCAGCTGCACACTGTGTGGACTCGGTCCACGGATGACCGTGTTCGTAATAGGCACGATCACGCTG GTATTCTCCCTGCTAATGGCTGGCTTAGCTACGACCGCAATACTGGCATACAACTGTGAGATCGACATGACCGACTCGAAGGAAACGTACGGGCTGTATTTGTTCTACTTCCGCT CGAAAGAGTGTGGTCCCGTTGATCTGCGGTATCTGGGCATTGACGTGAACGTTAGCCTACCCTTCCCGGAGAAGACCGATGCTGTGGAGCGAACGTTTGTGTTTGCAATCGTATCTGCTGCACTGCACGGTGCATTGGCCGTTACGACGGTGCTACTCTTCG GTACCATGTGTGTCTCTTGCTTGGGCCGCAGCTGCGTGGTGGTAGGATTCTATCCCTGGATCCTGGCCATGTTCCTTGTGCTAGCGCTCGATGTTACCGGCTTTGTGACTTATTTGATCGATTTCATCAATGTCATG GATCTCAATGGCGTGATAGACCTGCTAGAGCTGGACGACACCCCCCTAATACGGCAGGTATTGGGGCAGGTCGACGATATCTACTTTATTGCGCCTTCCCTCTTTATGTGGCTTGCGTTCAGCAAAGCGGTACTGTTTTGGTTCATGTTTGTCGTGTTCCTAGCCGTCATCATAAGCCTTTCGATGACGCtgtggaaagaaaacaaaccggCTCCAGCGTACAACGAATCGATGCAACCCCGGCAAGTCATGCACCCGACCAGTCCTCCGGCGGATCTAGCCGAACCTCATCGCTCCTCCGCCACACGGTACTTCGATCAAGctccgcagcagcagcagcagcagcagcaaccgccgATGCACGTGGTTCATCAGCCAGTGCACGAACATATGCCACGAATTTACGCACCAATGCCACCACCAAATCAACTTCAGTTACCCCACTCGGATCCGCACGTGCGGCGTACGGTCGAACCGCTAAACGACGCATACGATTCCAGCAGCTTCCGGGAGGATAGTCTACCGTACCAACCGGCGCCATGCGTTCAAGAGCCGTCCGTCCCGATGCCTCTGCACGTGAAGCAAACTGTCGATCCATTTACCGACAAACGGTTCTCGTACCTGCCGGGCCAACCGGCACCCTTCTCGTACCTGGCCGGACCACCGTCGGGCAATAGTCCGCGAAGCTCGGTAACGGCACCACCGGAAGTACGCAATCAGCTGCCCTGGTCGTACTTCCCGGCCACGGACGATAAGAAGGCAGCCGGCAAGCGGTTAACGTCCACGCTGACGGAGGAGAAAGAATTCCCCGGTGAGGAGAAACAACTCCCAACGCACAAGGCCGGTGCGTTCGCCGACGATCGGTCCAGCGTGACAACGGATGAAGGAA AGTGGAGTGGACCGGAGTACAAATACTAG
- the LOC118513271 gene encoding uncharacterized protein LOC118513271: MTLPTYSVFRPFAIFAGVFGIFQSLIWIGFAITGIIAYYCDIDFSGQSQTMGSLLTLTFFNVYFRGTCNQPDIPEIDMSLVQQLNLMPSGDVHAFVWVYLIIHLFWGISSLTLLTNARQKYVRYINVFLYIWIIITMIISVLDLALGILFAIDYDTVVHALFEYPYGLGQVTSAIQVLATAVHVSGIMMVMAFRGWIFWIVNVSLAIFMFTQTFKIYDYNQMRRKQKSGTANGGYAPEGDTMRRPPIEAYDMSNSQPRPQTFAQPSSSQEYRRPLERISEGPIAVESPVPPQPDWSQQRSFEPKPTVVINRTLEPLARPQSNEPEERQDNRPIPPPPPPKNFMNTVVRRDVAAAKVARELNYRNSFNVNNNGIAAVNLRPTGLNLTNPGPLTNDTDLPTPNYSPPMPRTNPFENRPPLRSVLRNSRFQ; encoded by the exons atgacaCTTCCAACGTACAGCGTGTTCAGGCCGTTTGCCATCTTTGCGGGCGTGTTTGGCATT TTTCAATCGCTCATATGGATCGGGTTCGCAATTACGGGCATCATCGCCTATTACTGCGATATCGACTTTTCCGGCCAATCGCAAACGATGGGATCGCTGCTAACGTTAACGTTTTTTAATGTCTACTTCCGAG GTACTTGCAACCAGCCGGATATTCCAGAGATTGATATGTCTCTGGTACAGCAGCTGAATCTGATGCCGTCCGGCGATGTGCACGCGTTCGTGTGGGTCTATCTCATCATCCATCTGTTCTGGGGCATCAGCTCACTGACGCTGCTCACAA ACGCACGACAAAAGTATGTGCGCTACATAAACGTGTTCCTGTACATCTGGATTATCATCACCATGATCATCAGTGTGCTGGATCTGGCGCTAGGTATACTGTTCGCTATCGATTACGATACGGTAGTG CACGCCCTGTTCGAGTACCCGTACGGACTCGGACAGGTGACATCGGCGATACAGGTGCTTGCAACCGCGGTCCACGTATCCGGCATCATGATGGTGATGGCGTTCCGTGGTTGGATCTTCTGGATTGTGAACGTTTCGCTCGCGATCTTCATGTTCACGCAAACCTTTAAGATATACGACTACAACCAGATGCGGCGCAAG CAAAAGAGTGGCACTGCAAATGGAGGCTACGCACCGGAGGGTGATACGATGCGACGTCCACCAATCGAGGCTTACGATATGAG CAATAGTCAACCTCGTCCACAAACGTTTGCTCAACCATCCTCCTCGCAGGAGTACCGCCGGCCGCTGGAACGGATCAGCGAGGGTCCGATTGCAGTAGAATCACCGGTACCGCCCCAACCCGACTGGAGCCAGCAACGGTCGTTCGAACCGAAGCCAACCGTAGTCATCAATCGAACGCTGGAACCACTGGCAAGGCCTCAATCGAACGAACCCGAAGAACGGCAGGACAATCGGCCGAtcccgccgccaccaccaccaaagaaCTTCATGAACACGGTCGTCCGGCGGGATGTAGCTGCGGCGAAGGTTGCCCGGGAGCTTAACTACCGCAACAGCTTCAACGTGAACAACAACGGTATTGCGGCGGTTAACTTACGCCCCACGGGGCTTAACCTCACCAATCCGGGACCGCTAACGAATGACACGGATCTACCGACGCCCAACTACAGCCCACCGATGCCCCGAACGAACCCGTTCGAAAACCGTCCACCGTTGAGATCCGTGCTGCGGAATTCTAGATTCCAGTAG
- the LOC118513272 gene encoding glycine cleavage system H protein, mitochondrial, with translation MVLCHIRATVRLGKLVAQVGPQCSALRSRMFSISSVALKERLFTDKHEWVSVDGEVGTVGISNFAQEALGDVVFAQLPDPGTKLSQKDECGALESVKAASEIYSPVSGEVTEKNGTVEETPGLVNSSCYENGWLFKLKLTKPDELSKLMSEEQYAEFLKTAAH, from the exons ATGGTGTTATGTCATATTCGTGCGACGGTGCGGTTAGGCAAATTGGTGGCGCAGGTCGGTCCGCAATGTTCCGCACTGCGTTCCCGAATGTTCAGCATTAGCAGTGTGGCCCTTAAAG AGCGGCTCTTCACGGACAAACATGAATGGGTGTCGGTGGACGGTGAGGTGGGCACGGTCGGCATTTCGAACTTTGCACAG GAGGCACTCGGCGATGTGGTGTTTGCACAGCTGCCCGATCCCGGAACCAAATTATCGCAGAAGGATGAATGCGGTGCGCTCGAAAGTGTGAAGGCAGCGAGCGAAATTTACTCACCCGTGTCCGGTGAGGTGACAGAGAAGAATGGAACCGTGGAGGAGACGCCCGGTCTGGTGAACTCGTCCTGTTACGAGAATG GTTGGCTCTTCAAGCTGAAGCTCACAAAGCCGGACGAGCTGTCGAAGCTGATGAGCGAAGAGCAGTATGCGGAATTTTTGAAAACTGCTGCCCACTAG
- the LOC118511805 gene encoding uncharacterized protein LOC118511805: protein MKSVIIALVLFVAVATQTLALPADCVQHSSNVDRHTVRLYDCDGLNYELGSNCLSKYFHPTEMLNYPHRSCNCGNCFSCRNSRYPYHYGYPPYYYGRRRAF from the exons ATGAAGTCCGTCATCATCGCGCTGGTCCTGTTCGTAGCTGTTGCCACTCAAACTTTGGCACTTCCCGCTG ATTGCGTCCAACATAGTTCCAACGTGGATCGTCATACCGTTCGGTTGTACGATTGTGATGGGCTTAACTACGAGCTCGGTTCAAACTGTCTCTCGAAGTACTTCCATCCAACGGAGATGTTGAACTATCCACACCGGAGCTGCAACTGTGGCAACTGTTTCTCCTGCAGAAACTCACGCTACCCTTACCATTACGGATATCCGCCGTACTACTACGGACGGCGTCGGGCATTTTGA